From a single Helicovermis profundi genomic region:
- a CDS encoding TetR/AcrR family transcriptional regulator C-terminal domain-containing protein: MSDVTKKALAKSLKKIMLNKPLDKITINDITSESGFNRRTLYYHFQDIYDLLEWTLKTEISDILGKNKTYNTWQKGFLELLNYLNDNKKIILNIYATINRDYIESHLISDVTVLILNVINEVSSNLEVSDISKNKIAKFYEIALVGIILDWIKNKMETDPKVIVEDLDIILDGDIYNALCKYKENEG; the protein is encoded by the coding sequence ATGTCCGATGTAACAAAGAAAGCTTTAGCTAAATCATTAAAAAAAATAATGTTAAATAAGCCACTTGATAAAATCACAATTAATGATATTACAAGTGAAAGTGGTTTTAATAGAAGAACTTTATATTATCATTTTCAGGATATTTACGATTTATTGGAATGGACTTTAAAAACGGAAATTTCAGATATTTTAGGAAAAAATAAAACTTATAATACTTGGCAAAAGGGATTTTTAGAATTATTAAATTATTTAAATGATAATAAAAAAATAATTTTAAATATTTATGCAACGATTAATAGGGATTATATAGAAAGTCATCTTATTTCAGATGTAACAGTACTTATTTTAAACGTGATTAATGAAGTAAGTTCAAATCTGGAAGTGTCCGATATAAGCAAAAATAAAATTGCTAAATTTTATGAAATTGCTCTTGTAGGTATTATACTCGATTGGATAAAAAATAAAATGGAAACAGATCCAAAGGTTATAGTTGAAGATTTAGATATTATTTTAGATGGTGATATTTATAATGCATTATGTAAGTATAAAGAAAATGAAGGCTAA
- a CDS encoding ATP-binding protein, whose amino-acid sequence MFVGRKKELEFLQEKYTSKKAEFIVLYGRRRIGKTALIREFVKDKNHIFYSAVQITDNVQLNKMSNIVINHYNAQIYNTQFSDWEALFRFISDQTIYNKKMVIVMDEFPYMVQNNKSIPSVLQNHWDHYFSKLNIMIIICGSSMSFMEKEILSEKNPLYGRTTGIYKVRELDFESSRAFMGKGNLKEHLNYYSVFSGVPYYLSLINPKDTFEINLKKNILSNGSVLFNEIEFLLKQELREVSNYNAIIESIALGDSKLNDIYQKTKIEKTKLPFYINSLIDLGIIKKEYSATIKIKEQVKKRSGIYKIDNGYFRFHYSFVYPYLSELLEGSEDIIIEDVIRERMLMFVSNEFEKISIEYVRKMGIEKKLPIRPIKIGKWWDKNQEIDILAFDINNNFIFGECKWRNEKVGVKILNQLKLKSDKIEITPKKSYYILFSKSGFTSKLIECSKREDNLFLVDYSKDVVTLI is encoded by the coding sequence ATGTTTGTTGGCAGAAAAAAAGAGCTAGAATTTCTTCAGGAAAAATATACTAGCAAAAAAGCTGAGTTTATTGTATTATACGGTCGTAGAAGAATTGGTAAAACAGCTCTTATCAGGGAATTTGTAAAAGATAAAAATCATATTTTTTATTCAGCTGTTCAGATAACTGATAATGTACAGTTAAATAAAATGTCTAATATAGTTATTAATCACTATAATGCACAAATTTATAATACACAATTTTCTGATTGGGAAGCTTTGTTTAGATTTATTTCAGATCAAACCATATATAATAAGAAAATGGTAATAGTAATGGATGAATTTCCATATATGGTTCAAAATAATAAGAGCATTCCATCTGTTTTGCAAAATCATTGGGATCATTATTTTAGTAAATTAAACATTATGATAATAATATGTGGTTCTTCAATGAGTTTTATGGAAAAAGAGATACTTAGTGAGAAAAATCCTTTGTATGGTAGAACAACAGGTATTTATAAAGTGAGAGAGCTAGACTTTGAATCATCAAGAGCTTTTATGGGCAAAGGAAATCTAAAGGAACATTTAAATTATTATAGTGTATTTAGTGGAGTTCCGTATTATTTAAGTTTAATTAATCCTAAAGATACATTTGAAATAAATTTGAAGAAAAACATTTTAAGTAATGGTTCAGTTCTTTTTAATGAAATTGAGTTTTTGTTAAAACAAGAATTAAGAGAAGTTTCTAATTATAATGCAATTATTGAATCAATAGCACTTGGAGATTCCAAATTAAATGATATTTATCAAAAAACAAAAATAGAAAAGACTAAACTACCATTTTATATAAACAGCCTAATAGATTTAGGGATAATAAAAAAAGAATATTCGGCAACAATTAAAATAAAAGAGCAAGTTAAAAAAAGATCAGGAATTTACAAAATTGATAATGGCTATTTTAGATTTCATTATTCCTTTGTATATCCATATTTATCTGAATTATTGGAAGGCTCAGAAGATATTATTATTGAAGATGTTATTCGAGAGCGGATGCTAATGTTTGTATCAAATGAATTTGAAAAAATATCTATAGAATATGTTAGAAAAATGGGTATTGAGAAAAAATTACCTATTAGACCTATTAAAATAGGTAAATGGTGGGATAAAAATCAAGAAATTGATATTTTAGCTTTTGATATTAATAATAATTTTATATTTGGCGAATGCAAATGGAGAAATGAAAAAGTTGGGGTTAAAATCCTTAATCAATTAAAATTGAAAAGCGATAAAATTGAAATTACACCTAAAAAATCATATTATATATTATTTTCAAAATCAGGTTTTACTAGTAAACTTATTGAGTGCTCAAAACGGGAAGACAATTTATTTTTAGTGGATTATTCTAAAGATGTCGTCACATTAATTTAA
- the ltrA gene encoding group II intron reverse transcriptase/maturase, translating into MENEFSGIAKLTRKHKKVQTLMHYVNEKTIKEEHNRQIKGKTAGIDGITKESYDANLDDNVSNLISRMKRFSYKPKAVRRTYIPKDASDKMRPLGIPSYEDKLVQGSMRNILDEIYENKFYNFSYGFRKGRNAHQAIKKVNEIIMRKKINFIVDADIKGFFDNVDHKWLIKFLEHDIEDKNFIRYIKRFLKAGIIEEMNYYESDKGTPQGGIISPVLANVYLHYVLDIWFEKVVKSKLKGDAYIVRYADDFVCFFQYENEANKFYQSLIKRLNKFGLELSEDKSKIIKFGRFARDNSLDGKTESFDFLGFTHINGKTLTGRYRVMHKTSMKKLKVKKANVKNWLKVNMHIGIPELIKKINKKLIGHYAYYGISGNYRSLVNFRRFILEAFYKVLTRRSQRSYLNVKRYRLLLEHFPIKEPKIYVDIW; encoded by the coding sequence ATGGAAAATGAGTTTAGTGGAATAGCAAAATTAACAAGAAAGCATAAAAAGGTTCAAACTTTAATGCACTACGTTAATGAAAAGACTATTAAGGAAGAACATAATAGGCAAATCAAAGGGAAGACAGCAGGTATTGATGGCATAACAAAAGAAAGTTATGATGCAAATTTAGATGATAATGTGAGTAATCTAATTAGTAGAATGAAAAGATTTAGTTATAAGCCAAAAGCAGTTAGAAGAACCTATATTCCAAAAGATGCAAGTGATAAAATGCGTCCATTGGGTATACCTTCGTATGAGGATAAACTTGTCCAAGGTTCAATGAGAAATATATTAGATGAAATATATGAAAATAAGTTTTACAATTTCTCATATGGTTTCAGAAAAGGCCGAAATGCTCATCAAGCAATAAAGAAAGTTAATGAAATAATAATGAGAAAGAAAATTAATTTCATTGTAGATGCGGATATTAAGGGCTTCTTTGATAATGTAGACCATAAGTGGTTAATAAAGTTTCTCGAACATGATATTGAAGATAAAAATTTTATTAGATATATCAAAAGATTCCTAAAAGCAGGAATAATTGAGGAAATGAATTACTATGAAAGTGATAAAGGTACACCTCAAGGAGGAATAATATCGCCAGTACTTGCAAATGTTTACTTGCATTATGTACTTGATATTTGGTTTGAAAAAGTTGTAAAATCAAAACTTAAAGGTGACGCTTATATCGTAAGATATGCAGACGACTTTGTGTGTTTCTTTCAGTATGAAAATGAAGCAAATAAATTCTATCAATCGTTAATAAAGCGATTAAATAAATTTGGATTGGAATTATCAGAAGATAAAAGTAAGATAATAAAATTTGGTAGATTCGCTAGAGATAATAGTTTGGATGGTAAAACTGAAAGCTTCGATTTTCTTGGTTTCACACATATTAATGGTAAAACGCTTACCGGTAGATATAGAGTGATGCATAAAACAAGTATGAAGAAATTAAAAGTTAAGAAGGCAAATGTTAAAAATTGGTTGAAAGTAAATATGCATATAGGAATACCTGAACTTATTAAGAAAATAAATAAGAAATTAATTGGTCACTATGCATATTATGGTATATCTGGAAACTATAGAAGCCTTGTTAACTTTCGAAGGTTCATACTAGAAGCGTTTTATAAAGTTTTAACAAGACGTAGTCAAAGAAGTTATTTGAATGTTAAACGTTATAGATTATTATTGGAGCATTTTCCAATAAAAGAACCTAAAATTTATGTGGATATATGGTAA
- a CDS encoding HlyD family secretion protein, translated as MKEFTMNLSELTDSREVMESKPYPIVVYFIYIVLSIIIVSLTWMYFSDIDIVSKGSGIVRPNEGVSLVNNKVTGKIEKTNLIEGKLVKKGDILYIISHNDLLATKELLEEEVNTNEIKLNNLEKYKISILNKENLFDENNEKEKEYYFKYIGFADNLIASKESISSSKNSLNSLNTKLKGIKNLDNSVKQGKSIFSEKDLYSLKYTEYKLKIEELSQSLTEYRKKYESSKTLYSSGAISKDDYQIMKVNYEKSKLQYDQYINSFQTSIKNQMVDLEEQIKNLESNVKKLSPNNKVNGRVYLPIEMKTIIDINNSIVNENQTLRNLKENLEKVKINIEKSVVRAEANGYLNIKQKYTVGDYIGAGTEIATIIPKSDSAYLVQISMPESEISNIKVGDTIKYHFNALPYREYGELKGIVKKISKDSSISKSGINYFIVEANVENKPLYSYKGEKAEIKIGMTCQAKVVTKSKKLLFFLLEKIDLWG; from the coding sequence ATGAAGGAATTTACTATGAATCTATCAGAACTTACTGATAGCCGCGAAGTAATGGAGTCAAAACCTTATCCAATAGTAGTGTATTTTATATATATAGTTCTTTCAATTATAATTGTTTCCCTTACATGGATGTATTTTTCAGATATAGATATAGTGTCAAAAGGAAGTGGAATAGTAAGACCTAATGAAGGCGTAAGCCTAGTTAATAATAAGGTTACTGGAAAGATTGAAAAAACAAATTTAATTGAAGGTAAACTAGTAAAAAAAGGTGATATTTTATATATTATAAGTCATAATGATTTGCTTGCTACTAAGGAATTATTAGAAGAAGAAGTAAATACAAATGAGATTAAATTAAATAATTTAGAGAAGTATAAAATAAGCATATTAAATAAAGAAAATTTATTTGATGAAAATAATGAAAAAGAAAAGGAATATTATTTTAAATATATAGGTTTTGCAGATAATTTAATTGCATCAAAAGAAAGTATAAGTTCAAGTAAAAATTCATTAAATTCATTAAATACAAAGTTAAAAGGAATTAAAAATTTAGATAATTCTGTAAAACAAGGTAAAAGTATTTTTAGCGAAAAAGATTTATATTCTTTAAAATATACTGAATACAAGCTAAAAATTGAAGAACTTAGTCAAAGTTTGACTGAATATAGGAAAAAATATGAATCGTCGAAAACACTTTATAGTAGTGGAGCTATTTCAAAAGATGATTATCAAATAATGAAAGTAAATTATGAAAAAAGTAAACTGCAATATGATCAATATATAAATTCATTTCAAACTTCAATAAAAAATCAAATGGTAGATTTAGAAGAACAAATAAAAAATTTAGAGTCAAATGTAAAAAAGCTCTCACCCAATAACAAGGTAAATGGAAGAGTATACCTACCGATTGAAATGAAAACAATAATAGATATAAATAATAGTATTGTAAATGAAAATCAAACATTAAGAAATTTAAAAGAAAATTTAGAAAAAGTTAAAATTAATATTGAAAAAAGTGTTGTTAGAGCAGAAGCAAATGGATACTTAAATATAAAACAAAAATATACAGTAGGAGATTATATAGGAGCGGGAACAGAAATAGCAACAATAATACCTAAAAGCGATAGTGCATATTTAGTTCAAATCTCAATGCCAGAGTCAGAAATATCAAATATAAAAGTTGGAGATACAATAAAATATCATTTTAATGCGCTTCCTTACAGAGAATACGGTGAACTTAAAGGAATAGTAAAAAAGATAAGTAAAGATTCTTCTATAAGTAAATCTGGAATAAACTACTTTATAGTTGAGGCAAATGTAGAAAATAAGCCTCTTTACAGTTATAAAGGCGAAAAAGCTGAGATAAAGATTGGTATGACATGCCAAGCAAAGGTTGTTACAAAATCAAAGAAATTATTGTTTTTCTTGCTAGAGAAGATTGATCTTTGGGGATAA
- a CDS encoding peptidase domain-containing ABC transporter — translation MFKKKYYCIKQHDITDCGAACLATISKQYGLKIPITKIREVAGTDKKGTNAFGMIKAAEKLGFSSKGVKGDKDAFFSGFPLPAVAHVVVDGQLLHYMVIQKIDKKKDLVVVSDPAKGLTKFTSEEFFKIWTGVLIIMTPTASFEKGDKTIGLFKRFFGLLKAQKKFLMHIFFASILYTVLGILGAFYFKFLLDDIVPGNLRHTLNVLSIGIILLYLFKIMLNAFRTQLLLHLSQKIDIPMILGYYNHVLDLPMNFFGTRKTGEIISRFMDASKIREAISGATLSIMIDTLMAIAGGIILYNYNSMLFGIAVIMLILYGLIVFMFNKPIQDINRKQMEENSQLTSYLVESLNGIETVKAFNAEKESKLKTEKRFVVLLKHVFKGGVIDNVRGSITTFVGSIGGVVILWVGAINVLDGKLTMGQLLVFNSLLAYFIDPVKNLINLQPMMQTAIVASDRLGEILDLEVEKKDDEHKKLSPLSLKGDIILKNVDFRYGTREMVLKNINMHIKEGEKIAFVGESGSGKTTLVKLLINFYLPTKGEILIDGNNIKDINIESLRGKIAYVPQETFLFSGSIRENLSLGLENDSLEEMIEASKLAKAHDFINELPLRYNTRLDENGANLSGGQRQRLSITRAILKKPDILILDEATSSLDSITEKAIEKTINEVTENVTTFIIAHRLSTIMRCDRIFVMDKGEIIESGTHKELIEKEGRYFDLWKGQTMDKEVKEASEIEINMLGEEVR, via the coding sequence ATGTTCAAAAAAAAATACTACTGCATAAAACAACACGACATAACAGACTGTGGTGCTGCTTGTCTTGCTACAATTTCCAAACAATATGGACTTAAAATACCAATAACTAAAATAAGAGAAGTAGCTGGAACTGATAAAAAAGGAACTAATGCGTTTGGCATGATAAAAGCTGCTGAAAAACTTGGTTTTTCTTCTAAAGGAGTAAAGGGCGATAAAGACGCGTTTTTTTCTGGTTTTCCACTTCCGGCAGTTGCTCATGTTGTAGTTGATGGACAGCTTCTTCACTACATGGTTATTCAAAAGATTGATAAAAAAAAAGATCTAGTTGTGGTTAGTGATCCTGCAAAAGGTCTTACTAAATTTACATCAGAAGAGTTTTTTAAGATTTGGACAGGTGTTTTAATAATAATGACACCAACGGCGTCGTTTGAAAAGGGTGATAAAACTATTGGTCTTTTTAAACGTTTTTTTGGTCTTTTAAAAGCTCAGAAAAAATTTTTAATGCATATTTTCTTTGCATCTATTTTATATACGGTTCTTGGAATTTTAGGAGCATTTTATTTTAAATTTTTACTCGATGATATTGTACCAGGAAATCTAAGACACACTCTAAATGTTTTAAGCATAGGAATTATACTTTTATATTTATTTAAAATAATGCTTAATGCATTTAGAACTCAGTTATTACTTCATTTAAGTCAAAAGATAGATATACCAATGATACTTGGCTATTATAACCACGTTTTAGATTTACCTATGAATTTTTTTGGAACTCGTAAAACGGGTGAAATTATATCAAGATTTATGGATGCATCTAAAATTCGTGAAGCAATCTCTGGTGCTACTTTAAGTATTATGATAGATACATTAATGGCGATAGCGGGAGGTATTATTCTTTATAATTATAATTCTATGCTATTTGGCATTGCAGTAATTATGCTTATTTTATATGGTCTTATAGTCTTTATGTTTAATAAGCCTATTCAGGACATTAATAGAAAGCAAATGGAAGAAAATTCACAGCTTACTTCATACTTAGTTGAATCTTTAAATGGTATAGAAACGGTAAAAGCATTTAATGCTGAAAAGGAATCAAAATTAAAAACAGAAAAAAGATTTGTTGTTCTTCTTAAACATGTTTTTAAAGGTGGAGTTATAGATAATGTAAGAGGATCAATTACTACTTTTGTAGGTTCTATTGGTGGTGTTGTAATTCTTTGGGTTGGTGCAATTAATGTGCTTGATGGAAAACTTACAATGGGTCAGCTTTTAGTTTTCAATTCACTTTTAGCATATTTTATTGATCCAGTAAAAAACTTAATTAATCTTCAACCCATGATGCAAACTGCAATAGTCGCATCTGATAGACTAGGAGAAATACTTGATCTTGAAGTTGAAAAAAAAGATGATGAACATAAAAAACTTTCTCCCCTATCTTTAAAAGGAGATATTATTTTAAAGAATGTAGATTTTAGATATGGAACTCGTGAAATGGTTTTAAAGAATATAAATATGCATATAAAAGAGGGAGAAAAGATAGCCTTTGTTGGCGAAAGTGGTTCTGGAAAAACTACATTGGTTAAATTATTAATAAATTTTTACTTGCCAACAAAAGGAGAAATCCTTATAGATGGCAATAATATTAAAGATATAAATATAGAGTCATTAAGGGGAAAAATAGCATATGTTCCTCAGGAGACGTTTTTATTTAGTGGTAGTATAAGAGAAAATTTATCTTTAGGATTGGAAAATGATTCTTTAGAAGAAATGATAGAAGCATCAAAACTTGCTAAGGCACATGATTTTATAAATGAACTTCCACTTAGATATAACACAAGATTAGATGAAAATGGTGCAAATCTTTCTGGTGGACAAAGGCAAAGATTATCAATTACAAGAGCAATACTAAAAAAACCAGATATTCTTATATTAGATGAAGCTACAAGTAGTTTAGATTCTATAACTGAAAAAGCGATAGAAAAAACTATAAATGAAGTAACAGAAAATGTAACAACATTTATAATAGCGCATAGATTAAGTACAATTATGAGGTGTGATAGAATTTTTGTTATGGATAAAGGTGAAATTATTGAATCAGGTACTCATAAAGAATTAATAGAGAAAGAGGGAAGATACTTTGATCTTTGGAAAGGACAAACTATGGACAAGGAAGTAAAAGAAGCAAGTGAGATAGAAATAAATATGCTAGGGGAGGAAGTGAGATGA